One window from the genome of Myxococcales bacterium encodes:
- a CDS encoding HAD-IB family hydrolase, translating to MQPSPISFNNSAAFYDVDGTLIKTNVVHAFSFYATRQPSLLATGKKTLGTVLSLPLFAVADKVSRKWFNELFYETYAGTSEDRLVVLADELFEEVILPNIYPRTKHLIDQSKRAGIRQVLVTGGLDFTMSRLAAYLGVDDVIANRLEFRDGYATGKLQKPFVAGATKADIMRAYAAQHQIDLSKSWAYSDSFSDYPMLAAVGHPTATNPDARLRAIARSYDWPTLDLR from the coding sequence ATGCAGCCATCGCCCATAAGTTTTAACAATTCCGCGGCCTTCTATGATGTAGACGGCACGCTGATCAAAACCAATGTGGTGCATGCATTTTCGTTCTACGCGACCCGCCAGCCGTCGCTGCTTGCCACCGGCAAAAAAACTCTAGGCACGGTGCTTTCGCTGCCCTTGTTCGCCGTCGCCGATAAGGTGTCGCGCAAGTGGTTCAACGAGCTGTTCTACGAGACCTATGCCGGCACCTCCGAGGACCGCCTCGTCGTGCTAGCCGACGAGCTGTTTGAAGAAGTGATCTTGCCAAATATTTACCCGCGCACCAAGCACCTGATTGACCAGAGCAAACGCGCCGGCATTCGCCAGGTCCTCGTCACGGGCGGTCTCGATTTCACGATGTCGCGGCTGGCAGCGTATCTAGGCGTCGACGACGTGATCGCCAATCGCCTCGAGTTCCGCGATGGCTACGCGACGGGCAAGCTGCAAAAGCCTTTCGTCGCCGGCGCGACCAAGGCCGACATCATGCGCGCCTATGCCGCGCAACATCAAATCGATCTGTCCAAGTCGTGGGCCTACAGCGATTCGTTTTCTGATTATCCCATGCTAGCCGCCGTCGGCCATCCAACGGCGACCAACCCCGATGCCCGCCTGCGCGCGATCGCGCGCTCGTACGACTGGCCGACCTTAGATCTCCGTTAA
- a CDS encoding aminotransferase class IV gives MALFRDGEPSLRRMPRGGVFTTLRAQRGRAVDGTAHAARLASHAVELGLSPPPAAHIERVLARVAAATAGDDDLRLRAVIAAAPHDQQVWCEAIAADAALNHQAAPWRLHPVAWPRSPRSHLKQAERREMAGAFAAAAAVGADDALLIGPDGEWLETTRTAIIGVQGRSLIISDSHHILQSVGRRRLIELASAAGLDVQQRRLDAESMAACTECLAVNSFRGVLAVGWCGQTSWPAPGVVTTELKARYAAFVAHFNFATVPEAL, from the coding sequence ATGGCGTTGTTCCGTGACGGTGAACCGAGCCTTCGGCGGATGCCTCGGGGCGGCGTGTTCACCACGTTGCGCGCACAGCGCGGCCGCGCCGTCGACGGCACGGCGCATGCCGCGAGGCTGGCGTCTCACGCGGTCGAACTTGGGCTGAGCCCGCCACCGGCGGCGCACATTGAGCGCGTGCTGGCGCGTGTTGCCGCGGCGACGGCGGGCGACGACGACCTCAGGTTGCGCGCCGTCATCGCGGCCGCTCCCCACGACCAGCAGGTGTGGTGCGAGGCGATCGCCGCGGACGCGGCTTTGAACCACCAAGCCGCGCCATGGCGCTTACATCCGGTCGCCTGGCCGCGTTCGCCGCGGTCGCATCTAAAGCAAGCCGAGCGCCGCGAGATGGCCGGAGCGTTCGCGGCCGCGGCGGCCGTCGGTGCGGATGATGCGCTGCTTATCGGGCCCGACGGCGAATGGCTCGAAACCACGCGCACGGCCATTATTGGGGTGCAGGGGCGTTCGCTCATAATCTCCGATAGCCATCACATTTTGCAAAGCGTTGGGCGCCGTCGGCTCATCGAGCTTGCGAGCGCTGCAGGCCTTGACGTGCAGCAGCGTCGGCTAGACGCCGAATCCATGGCGGCCTGCACCGAATGCCTCGCGGTCAATAGTTTTCGTGGCGTGCTCGCTGTCGGATGGTGTGGTCAAACCAGCTGGCCGGCCCCGGGCGTTGTCACGACGGAACTTAAGGCGCGCTACGCGGCGTTTGTGGCCCACTTCAATTTTGCAACGGTCCCGGAAGCCCTATAA
- a CDS encoding PilZ domain-containing protein, giving the protein MKQVVVRNLELAGALQAPLFIATTQRLGVAERFLLALTNKSWPNSLVIAVAVTSVQAARPRQRQRAGVWVSLDGMMIEKIEAFDAAAKRGKPMVRRRHDRLPVTLPVLAHFEGRTVALFTKDISLGGAALLGQLPADVTTLMLEIPSPGDGLPISVAAKLVHRRVDRHGQWITGAQFITKTSDGALRISEVLRRIIAAL; this is encoded by the coding sequence ATGAAGCAGGTGGTCGTGCGCAACCTTGAGTTGGCTGGCGCGTTGCAGGCCCCACTCTTCATCGCCACCACGCAGCGCCTTGGCGTTGCCGAACGTTTTTTGTTAGCGCTTACCAACAAGTCGTGGCCAAACAGCCTGGTCATCGCGGTGGCGGTGACGTCGGTACAAGCCGCCAGACCACGGCAACGCCAGCGCGCCGGCGTGTGGGTTTCACTCGACGGCATGATGATCGAAAAAATCGAGGCCTTCGACGCCGCCGCCAAGCGCGGCAAGCCGATGGTCAGGCGGCGTCACGACCGCCTGCCGGTTACCTTGCCGGTGTTGGCGCATTTCGAGGGGCGCACCGTGGCGCTTTTCACCAAGGATATTAGCCTCGGCGGGGCGGCGCTTTTGGGGCAACTGCCAGCCGATGTCACGACGCTCATGCTTGAGATTCCATCGCCTGGCGACGGGCTACCGATTTCGGTGGCCGCCAAGCTAGTCCATCGCCGCGTCGATCGCCACGGCCAGTGGATCACGGGGGCGCAATTCATTACCAAGACGTCGGATGGCGCGTTGCGCATCTCCGAGGTCTTGCGCCGCATCATCGCCGCGCTATAA
- a CDS encoding cyclic nucleotide-binding domain-containing protein, translating into MAADVRSLRDAANKAAAAGKFKKAVEHYLELERAEPKDAAWPKRTAEMYRRLGKDQEGIEAYERCVARYAEAGFLAQAIAVCKMILQLDPTHSRAAAAMADMNEKLRGHTSSRMTKAMPLIELNLDGDAPASAGVTGPPATAPESAPKPPAPPPAAPPASRLARDSLFEVKLAATDAPEIEIDDVVELDDDDAVEVVDDEGVELLIAAGDDDGGNSLEFAIEPAEGSDLDIQPTNLFSSFQDRGRSGPSIPPPDSGVPLSVFKLAQGAYGSPKPAAFGGEAAPARPASPAPEVLNLYVQEVPDEAFEDPDTGTSPTAQDALLGMTMDTLRRVPAFEHVPVEQMRQLIDSIELINLPEGETIDLSAQNGRLFVISDGSVEIAEGALGLDHRGAGDYFGEAGALMGCADDAVALALADCEFIAIERDAFHALLSENAEIAQRLVDETRQRRTARLLAHHELFAPFNSDDKESLLAKFEFRRLAPGDVVVEEGEPSKALLVLLTGHVQILAKGDLVGTLGPGEILGESGMLPGEISPATEVVLSRAWALELSDRSFRVLMMTHPHVLEVVGNVMERRRRLLP; encoded by the coding sequence ATGGCCGCCGATGTCCGCTCGCTACGCGATGCTGCCAATAAGGCGGCGGCGGCGGGGAAATTCAAGAAGGCCGTCGAGCACTATCTGGAGCTTGAGCGCGCCGAGCCTAAAGATGCCGCGTGGCCCAAGCGCACGGCCGAGATGTACCGTCGACTTGGCAAAGATCAGGAGGGCATCGAGGCCTATGAGCGGTGCGTCGCCAGATATGCGGAGGCGGGTTTCCTCGCCCAAGCGATCGCCGTTTGCAAGATGATCTTGCAGCTCGATCCGACGCATTCGCGCGCGGCGGCTGCCATGGCGGATATGAACGAAAAATTGCGTGGCCATACGTCGTCGCGGATGACCAAGGCGATGCCACTGATCGAGCTAAATCTCGATGGTGACGCGCCGGCGTCCGCTGGCGTGACTGGTCCGCCTGCGACCGCGCCCGAGTCCGCGCCAAAGCCGCCTGCACCACCGCCGGCCGCGCCACCGGCGTCGCGCTTGGCGCGCGATAGCCTTTTCGAGGTCAAGCTCGCCGCGACCGACGCGCCCGAAATAGAAATCGATGACGTCGTCGAGCTCGATGACGATGACGCCGTTGAGGTGGTTGATGATGAAGGCGTCGAGCTCTTGATTGCGGCCGGCGACGATGATGGTGGCAACAGCCTTGAATTCGCCATCGAGCCGGCCGAAGGCTCGGATCTCGACATCCAGCCGACCAATCTCTTCAGCTCCTTCCAAGACCGCGGTCGCAGCGGGCCGAGCATTCCGCCCCCCGATAGCGGCGTGCCGCTTAGCGTCTTTAAGTTGGCCCAGGGGGCATATGGCTCGCCCAAGCCGGCGGCCTTTGGTGGCGAAGCCGCGCCTGCGAGGCCCGCATCTCCCGCACCCGAGGTGCTAAATTTATACGTTCAAGAAGTTCCGGACGAGGCCTTCGAAGACCCCGACACCGGCACTTCGCCAACCGCGCAAGATGCGCTGCTTGGGATGACGATGGATACCCTGCGACGGGTGCCCGCCTTTGAGCACGTTCCTGTCGAGCAGATGCGCCAGCTCATCGACTCGATCGAACTGATCAATCTGCCCGAGGGAGAAACGATCGATCTTTCGGCTCAAAATGGCCGGCTGTTCGTCATTTCCGACGGCTCAGTCGAAATTGCGGAGGGCGCGCTCGGGCTTGACCATCGGGGCGCGGGCGACTATTTCGGCGAGGCCGGCGCCCTCATGGGCTGCGCCGATGACGCCGTCGCGTTGGCGCTGGCCGACTGCGAATTTATCGCGATCGAGCGCGACGCCTTTCATGCGTTGCTGTCGGAGAATGCGGAAATCGCGCAACGCCTGGTCGATGAAACCCGGCAGCGCCGCACCGCGCGCTTGCTCGCCCATCATGAGCTGTTCGCGCCCTTCAACTCCGACGATAAAGAATCGTTATTGGCGAAGTTTGAGTTCCGCCGGCTCGCACCGGGTGACGTCGTCGTCGAAGAAGGCGAGCCCTCGAAGGCCCTTTTGGTCCTGCTGACCGGTCACGTGCAAATTCTAGCGAAGGGCGATCTCGTGGGCACGCTGGGACCCGGCGAGATTCTTGGTGAGTCTGGCATGTTGCCCGGCGAGATCTCCCCTGCGACCGAAGTCGTGCTCTCTCGCGCTTGGGCCCTGGAGCTCTCGGACCGGTCGTTTCGCGTCTTGATGATGACGCATCCGCATGTGCTCGAAGTCGTCGGCAACGTCATGGAACGCCGCCGCCGCTTGCTCCCGTAG
- a CDS encoding polyprenol monophosphomannose synthase — translation METVVITPTYNERQNVEAFAAQVLSAAPDCALLFVDDASPDGTGVLLDQMAAREPRIAVRHRHKKNGLGPAYLAGFADALHAPHYHGARFVCEMDADLSHPPTRLPALIAACRDGADVAIGSRWVSGGGTVAWSRRRQWLSRAGSLYARTLLGVPIRDLTAGFVCYRRAALARLVADEIVSNGYCFQIELKARAAKLGLTMVELPILFQERQAGTSKMTASIAAEAIVKVWHLRRTLRRGAS, via the coding sequence ATGGAAACCGTGGTCATCACGCCGACGTATAACGAGCGGCAAAACGTTGAGGCCTTTGCGGCACAGGTGCTGAGCGCGGCGCCTGATTGCGCGCTGCTGTTCGTCGATGATGCCTCACCTGATGGTACGGGTGTGCTGCTCGATCAGATGGCGGCGCGCGAACCGCGGATCGCCGTACGCCATCGCCATAAAAAAAATGGGCTCGGCCCGGCCTACTTGGCAGGATTTGCCGACGCGTTGCACGCGCCGCACTACCACGGGGCGCGCTTTGTTTGCGAAATGGATGCAGACCTCAGCCACCCCCCGACGCGCCTACCAGCCCTGATTGCCGCTTGTCGCGACGGCGCCGATGTCGCAATCGGGTCGCGATGGGTCTCCGGTGGCGGCACGGTGGCATGGAGCCGCCGTCGGCAATGGCTTTCCCGCGCGGGCAGCCTCTATGCGCGCACGCTGCTTGGGGTGCCCATCCGCGATCTCACCGCGGGCTTTGTCTGCTACCGACGCGCCGCTTTGGCTAGGCTGGTCGCGGACGAAATCGTTTCGAATGGTTATTGCTTTCAGATCGAGCTGAAGGCCCGTGCGGCGAAGCTCGGCCTCACCATGGTTGAGTTGCCCATCTTGTTCCAGGAGCGTCAGGCAGGCACGTCCAAGATGACGGCCAGCATCGCCGCCGAGGCAATCGTGAAGGTATGGCACCTGCGGCGCACGCTGCGCAGGGGCGCCTCATGA
- a CDS encoding DUF2088 domain-containing protein has protein sequence MKPARPKTRASNRDHVVTIDTDSAPRIMFSGENFLCEDLPVGTRVIYPKAPLAGVANPKATIRYALNHPEDSEPLHALLRPGMKVTIAVDDISMPLPAMRTPDVRQLVLEIVCEMLADHGVDDVHIVIALALHRRMHDWEIRRMVGPKVWADYWPDRLYNHDGCDPDNMVVIGKTRHGEIVEVNRRAAESDLVIYCNLNYVPMNGGHKSMAVGLCGYESLKAHHTPASIASSDSFMDPKRSTISHSFVRQGRVVEENLKIFHIETVLNNRVFDGPLSFLMKNEDEFTEADRLKFQGMKWALDRLPFAARREIFMRTPSAFELVACYAGACEPVHDKILEKSYEQSAIEVQGQADILLMGIPYISPYNVNSKALNPLLVQVMALGYFYHMYRNKSLLREGGVLILTHPCSDKFDPVHHPSYIEFFNRCLTETTDSYTLQTKYQDEFAYNPSYVEMYRHGNAYHGAHPFFMWYWGQRGREKVSRVIAVGADNTTVPGIMGWETASTVAEAIDMARGTMGRNAQVTMMHHPPFVISDVV, from the coding sequence ATGAAACCAGCCCGCCCTAAAACTCGCGCCTCTAACCGCGATCACGTGGTCACCATCGACACCGACTCCGCGCCGCGCATCATGTTCTCGGGCGAGAATTTTCTTTGTGAGGATCTGCCGGTAGGCACGCGCGTCATCTACCCCAAGGCGCCGCTGGCGGGGGTTGCCAATCCCAAGGCCACCATTCGCTATGCGCTGAATCATCCAGAAGACTCTGAGCCGCTGCACGCGCTCTTGCGCCCGGGCATGAAGGTCACCATCGCGGTCGACGACATCTCGATGCCGCTGCCGGCGATGCGGACGCCGGATGTCCGCCAGCTTGTGCTTGAGATCGTCTGCGAGATGCTGGCCGACCACGGCGTTGACGACGTCCACATCGTGATCGCGCTCGCGCTGCATCGCCGCATGCACGACTGGGAAATCCGCCGCATGGTCGGCCCTAAGGTGTGGGCGGATTACTGGCCTGACCGCCTCTACAACCACGATGGCTGCGACCCGGACAACATGGTGGTCATTGGCAAGACGCGCCATGGCGAAATCGTCGAGGTCAACCGCCGCGCCGCCGAGAGCGACCTGGTCATCTACTGCAACCTCAATTACGTGCCGATGAACGGCGGCCACAAATCGATGGCGGTAGGCCTTTGCGGCTACGAGAGCCTCAAGGCGCACCATACGCCGGCCAGCATCGCCAGCTCGGACTCGTTCATGGATCCCAAGCGGTCGACGATTTCGCATTCGTTCGTCCGCCAGGGCCGCGTCGTCGAGGAAAACCTCAAGATTTTTCATATCGAGACGGTGCTCAACAACCGCGTCTTTGACGGCCCGCTATCGTTTCTCATGAAGAACGAAGACGAGTTCACCGAGGCCGATCGACTCAAATTTCAGGGCATGAAGTGGGCGCTTGACCGGCTGCCATTTGCCGCCCGACGCGAGATTTTCATGCGCACGCCTTCGGCCTTTGAGCTGGTGGCTTGCTATGCCGGCGCCTGCGAGCCGGTGCACGATAAGATCCTCGAGAAAAGCTACGAACAAAGCGCGATCGAAGTGCAGGGCCAAGCCGACATCCTGCTGATGGGCATCCCCTACATATCGCCGTACAACGTCAACTCCAAGGCGCTCAATCCCTTGCTAGTGCAGGTAATGGCGCTTGGCTATTTTTATCACATGTACCGCAACAAGTCGCTTTTGCGCGAGGGCGGGGTGCTCATCCTCACCCACCCGTGCTCGGACAAATTCGATCCGGTGCATCACCCAAGCTACATCGAGTTTTTTAACCGCTGCCTCACCGAGACCACGGACTCATACACGCTGCAGACCAAGTACCAAGACGAGTTTGCTTACAATCCGAGCTACGTCGAGATGTACCGCCACGGCAATGCGTATCACGGCGCGCATCCCTTCTTTATGTGGTACTGGGGCCAGCGCGGCCGCGAAAAAGTTAGCCGGGTCATCGCCGTTGGCGCCGACAACACCACGGTGCCGGGCATCATGGGCTGGGAGACCGCGAGCACGGTTGCCGAGGCGATCGACATGGCGCGCGGCACCATGGGGCGTAACGCCCAAGTCACGATGATGCACCATCCACCGTTTGTCATCTCGGACGTGGTCTAG
- a CDS encoding DUF721 domain-containing protein produces MARLKRPPPAAPRRKEVASCHDVIAEVIASHRLAEELSAHQIIVQWPQLVGDRIAKRTWPDGLSGRVLWVRVASSAWLHELTLLKGQLLAGLIAALPPPSLFDELRFHLGSRRASDDDLLANSVRPTGRPALPVRRLAPASAARAAEIDREAAIVEDPQLRALIADLRKRIDR; encoded by the coding sequence GTGGCCCGCCTTAAACGACCTCCTCCGGCCGCGCCGCGGCGTAAAGAGGTCGCGTCTTGTCACGACGTCATCGCCGAGGTGATTGCCAGCCATCGCTTAGCCGAAGAGCTGAGCGCGCATCAGATCATTGTGCAGTGGCCGCAGCTGGTCGGCGATCGCATCGCCAAGCGAACCTGGCCCGATGGCCTGAGTGGGCGCGTGCTGTGGGTGAGGGTCGCGAGCTCAGCGTGGCTGCACGAGCTGACCTTGCTTAAGGGCCAGCTCCTCGCGGGGCTGATCGCCGCCTTGCCGCCACCGAGCCTATTTGACGAGCTCCGTTTTCATCTCGGCAGCCGACGCGCCAGCGATGATGATTTGTTAGCGAACTCCGTGAGGCCAACCGGACGCCCCGCCCTGCCGGTTAGACGCCTCGCACCAGCCTCGGCCGCGCGCGCAGCTGAAATCGACCGCGAGGCAGCCATTGTCGAAGATCCTCAACTGCGC